GAAAGAAGCCCTGCAAGGCAAAATCCTGGTGGACGCCACCGCCCGGGTAGATTTCCGTAATCCCAGGCCTCCGGAGCCACCGGCGGCTGCCCGCCTGGCGCAGGAACTGTTAGGAGATGGGGTGCGCGTGGTGGCGGCTTTCCAGAATGTCCCCGCTGCCGCCCTGCGCAAACTGGATCAGCCTCTGCATAGCGATGTGCTGGTCTGCGCCGACGATCTGGCGGCAGCCGAAGCCGTCATCCAGCTTGCCCGGGATGGCGGGATGCAGGCTTACTATGCGGGCGGTCTGGATAATGCCATTGTGGTGGAGGGCCTGACTGCCTTACTCATCAGCCTGAACAAGCATTACCAGACTAAAACCGCCAGCATCCGCGTGGCGGGGTTGGGAGAGGCATAACCCGGCCCGGCAATCGCCTTACTCGCTCAGGTAATCGCGCAAATGGCGGCTGCGGGTGGGATGGCGGAGTTTACGCAAGGCTTTGGACTCGATCTGGCGAATCCGCTCGCGGGTGACGTTGAAGTATTGTCCCACTTCTTCCAGCGTGTGATCTTTGCCATCCAGCAAGCCGAAGCGCAATTCCAGCACCTGGCGCTCACGTTCGGAGAGCACCGCCAGGGCGTTCTGGATTGACTCGCGCAGCATTTCGCGGGCGGCGGCATCCATCGGCTCAATCGAATCCTGATCTTCGATGAAATCTCCTAACTGGCTGTTCTCCTCGCTGCCGACCGGGCTTTCCAGAGACATCGGTTCTTCGGCTGCCTGGAGAATGCGCTCGACTTTCAGGGCTGCCCGTTGCCAGCGCCGGCGCACATCGGGAGGGATGGGATTGCCTTCTGCCCGACAGCGGCGGATGATCTGTTCGTCTTTGGGGTCGAGAAAGCCGCCTTCCAGAGCCATCTCGTCGTAGCCGGGCTCGCGTCCGTATTGCTGTAGCAAGCGCCGCTGGATGCGCAATAAGCGATTGATCGACTCGAAGACGTGCACCGGGATGCGGATGGTGCGCGCCTGATCGGCAATCGAACGACTGATTGACTGGCGAATCCACCAGGTGGCATAGGTGCTGAACTTATAACCGCGCGCCGGGTCGAACTTTGCCACCGCTCGCAACAGGCCGATATTCCCCTCCTGGATCAAGTCCAGAAAAGCGCTGCCTCGTCCAATATAGCGCTTGGCAACCGAAACCACCAGGCGCAGGTTGGCGCGAATCAGGACATATTGCGCTTCGGCCGCCGCCTGACGGATCTCTTCGATCTCCTGGCGAAAGACTTCTTCATCGGGTGGATAATTTTTCAAACGATTGAGGGTCGGGATGTCCTTTTTGGCGGCCACAAATTCGCTTAACTCCGCCAGGCAGGTTTGCGGAAACAGGTAGAGATGGACGTAAACAGAGAACACATAGCGGGCCAGCGTATCCCAACGCCGATCTTCCCCCCACTGTCCATTATCCAGGTAAGAGCGCACATAAGAAGGATCACCAAGCTTCCAGTTCTGGCGCAGGGAACGCGCTTCCTGCAAGATTTGCTCCAGGTCAGGGCGTTCATACTTCAGGCGTTGGGTGTCTTCCTTCACTCGCTTCCAGGCTGTGCGCGTCTCGTCTAGCAGCGCTGCATAGTAAGCCTGGGAAGTTTTTTGGACGGCTTTGGTTTCACCGGGCAAAAGAGCTTCCAAACGGCGCAAGGCGTCCAGACGGGTTGCCAGCCAGAACTCCTGGTCAGTATCAAGGAGTTCAATGTCGCCGATTTCCTTGAGATAAAGGCGCACCGGGTCTTCTCCCAGTTCGGCAAGCAGGCGTGGATCCTCCAGGAGTTTGAGCGGTTCCTCGGCAATGATCTCCTCGAGTTCCCTGGCCTCCAAAGGAATGAGAGCCTGATCGGGCTCCTCGAGTTCGGTTGGCTCTAACTCGACCAGGAGATCGTCAACCTTTTCGGGCAGGAAAAAACCCTCCAGTGAGTCGTTCCTGGCTGCATCTTCTAACTCTGAAGTGATTTTTTTCTTTCTCCGTGTTTGAGATGCGGTCATGTTAACCTCTTTCGTGACAGAAAGCCGATTTGTGCCGCTGGATCAATGACTGGTGACCTTTTTCAACGCTTTATCGAGCTTAAAGCGCGTCTGGGTCAGGAGCAACATCTTATGCTGAAAGGACGGGTCTACAGCCGGCTCGTTTTCGGACGCCTCTTGCAGGGCAAAACGCAGGTAATCGATCTGCTGGTTCAGGCTGCGTTGGCGACGTTGCAGCACAGCGCGCAATAAGTCATCTAACAATCGGGAGAGGTTGCTTTCCAGTCCTCTGGTCTTCTCCAGAATTGTATCGGTGATTTCCAGCAACGGCAAGGAGAGCTGTTGAAGAACATACTGGAGGGGTTCAACCAGATCCTGTTCGAGGGACTCTTGAATTAGGCGCAAGAGGGTTTGATGTTCGGCGGAGGAGAAATCGGCGCTGGATAAGCGTTCCAAACCTTCTTCCTGCAGGGCGCGGTCTAGGCGGTAGAGTAAGTCGGGAAAGCGCAGCAAGAGACCCAGGATATGTTGCTCCAGGCTGAGCAAGCTTTGGGCGGGCGTGGCAACGGGCGGCGCCGCCGGAGGAGATGGTACCTGGCTCTTCTTTGGTCGCCGGACTGTCTTCTGGGTCGTCGCAAAGCTGGATAGCAAGGCGCGTTCATCCACCCGCAAAAGACGGGCAAGGCGTTGGAGATAAGTATCTCGCTCCAGCGGATTGGGAATTTCGCGGATCAAAGGCAACACCTGGTTGGCAATTTCATTCTTTTGCTTGGGGTCATTCAAATCTCTTTGGGCTGCCAGGGTTTCCATGACGTGGACGACAATCGGTTGGGCGGCGGCGATCAATTGCTCCCACTGTTGCGGGTCTTTTTGCACCACTTCATCCGGGTCGAGACCGGCGGGGAGCGTAGCCACGCGGATATCGGCTTGCAGGCGCGCTTCAAAGCGCAACAAACCATGGCTATCGAAAAACAGCTCCTGGCTGTGGTCCATTGCCTGGCGGGCGACTTCCAGGCCGCGCAGAGTGGCTTTCTCGCCGGCTGCATCGGCATCCAATGCCAGAACCACGCGTTTGGTATAGCGTTTCAGCAGAAAAAGCTGTTGTTCGGTGAGCGCGGTGCCCATGGGGGAGATCACGTTGGTGAAACCCGCCTGATGCAGCGCCAGCACATCCAGATAGCCCTCCACCAACACCGCCTGATCGGCTTCCCGAATTGCTCGCCGGGCGCTATCCAGTCCATACAGCAGGCGACCCTTGTCAAACAGCGGCGTTTGGGGAGAGTTCAGGAATTTCGGCACATCGTTCGGATCGAGAATGCGCGCTCCAAAACCGGCCATGCGCCCTTGAGCATCTCGAATCGGGATCATAACGCGGTGGCGAAAGCGGTCATGCAGGCGACCCTCCTGCCCCTCGCTGAGCAATCCAACCTGCAACAAATCCTGCGGATCAGCCCCTTTGGCGGTAAAATGTTGCAGCAAGGCGTCCCAACGGTTCGGGGCATAGCCGATGCCAAAAGCCTCCAGCGTATCGTCGCGCAAGCCTCGCCCGCGCAGATACTCCAGGGCTTGCCTGCCAGACTCGGTGTTCACCAACTGATGGCGGTAAAAGGTCACGGCGTCTTCCAGTAAGGCGCGCAGGCTTTCGTGTTCGTCGCGTTCGGCAGCTTCCTGAGGCGTGAACGGCTTGAGGGTTACGCCGGCTTTTTGGGCGAGGATTTGCAAAGCCTGCGAAAAATCCACCCCTTCTTTTTTCATCACAAATGCAAAGATGTCGCCGCCCTCGTTACACTGCCCGAAGCAACGCCAGGTGCCGCTCTCGGGGAAAACTACAAAGGCTGGGGTGCGCGTGTTGCTATGAAAAGGACAAAAACCAATATAGTTCTTGCCTGTGCGCCGTAAGCTCACACTTTCAGAGATGAGATCGACAATATCCAACCGCGATTTGATTTCTTCGATTACCGACATCTTTTTTATTATACATTCATCTTCCCTACATACCTGCTTCACAATTTCTTAACAGGGTTTCGTTAGAATGAAAGGCATGAGAACTCGTTCCCTTGAACCTCTCCCCTCGCCCTGCGGGAGAGGGATCGGGGGTGAGGGGCTCTCTCCTCACCCGCCGAGGCGTCTGAACGCTTTGGTTTTTATCCCTCACCCTAACCCTCTCCCTAAGGGAGAGGGAATGCGTCCCCCCTCGCCCTGCGGGAGAGGGGTCGGGGGTGAGGGGCTCTCTCCTCACCCGCCGAGGCGCCTGAACGCTTTGGTTTTTATCCCTCACCCTAACCCTCTCCCTAAGGGAGAGGGAATCAAACTCCCCTCGCCCTGCGGGAGAGGGCTGATATCCAATAAAAAAATATGGAGGTAATCCATGACGCTGAAAAACTTTCTCCTGGATATTTTGCTCTTTGTGGCTGTGCTGATTGCTTTCGAGCCACGCCTGAGCGGCATCCCGATTCACGAATGGCTGAGCCTGGCTTTGGGCATCACCCTGCTGGTCCACCTGCTCTGGCATTGGGATTGGATTATCAACGTTGGTAAACGCTACTTCAAACGGCTGTTTCACCTCTCGCGGCTCAAGTTTGTCGTCGATCTCCTGTTCCTGATCGCGTTTGTGACCGTCATGGTGAGCGGTCTCTTGATCTCGCGCAGCATCTTGCCGCTCTTTGGAATTCAGACCGACCACCGTTCGATCTGGCGGGTGCTTCATTCGCTCTCAGCCGATCTGAGTTTGTTGTTCCTGGCGATTCATCTCGGCTTGAATTGGGATTGGATCGTCTGCACGCTGAAACGCTATGTGTGGACGCCGCTCCGTCAGGGTTTGAGCGGTCTATCGCCCAGAATGAAGAACGAGGCAGAGGTCTGTCCCCAACCTGTTGAAGAAACCCATCGGAGGCTACCATGAAAACCATCTTGCGTCTAAGCATCATTGTTCTGGTAATCGTCTTGATCGGCGTCGGGATTGTTGCCTTCTTCGAGAATCCCACCATCCAAAACTGGTTGGGGCTGGAGGCTGCTGCGGGGCGCGGCGGCGGGATTGCCGAAGCGGGCAGTGGTTTGTTCGAGGGGCAAGGCGCTGGACCCGGCTGGAGAGGCGGCGGACAGGGGCAAGGTTTCGGCGCCGGGCGTGGTGAGGGGGCTGGAGTTGGGCGTGGAATAGGGCAAGGTGATGGCGGCGGAGCTGGCTGGGGCGCCAGGCGAGGTGAACACCTTGACGAATTCCCCTCCGGCGCCGGCTGGTTGGGACTGCTGGGAGTCCTCTTGCGCCTGGTGATCCTGATGGCTCTGGTGGTTGCTCTGGTCAAAATTGGGCGTTGGATCGGGCGCAAATTCAAGTCCAATGGAGGGATGCCAGCCCAGGATGCCAGCCCTTCGTAGCCGCTTTGCGGTTATAATTCGGATATGGGAATCGAATCGGATCAGATTAAACAAAGGGATTGGAGCGGCGCCTTACAGCGCCGCCCATTTCTGGACGAAGCCGTAACCGAGTTCCGCAAGTTTCAGCGCTATGGACGTCCGTTTGCCTTCTTGATTCTCGATATCGATGAATGGCAAGCCTTCAACCAGCGCACTTCGCCGCAAACAGCCGATGCAGTGCTGAAGCAACTCGTGGCAGCCTTGACGCAAATGCTGCGCGAGCATGATCGGATAGGGCGGCTGGGCGGCGATGAGTTCGGAGTACTGCTTCTGGAAACCGACCATCAGGCGGCCCTGCGCACGGCGGAGCGCATTCGTCAGGATTGCGCTGCGCTGATCTTCAATTTCGAGGAACAAAATTACACCCTCACCCTCAGCATCGGTGGCAGCCTGCCGCGCAGCGAGGATACCTCTTTTGAAAAAGTTTTCTTGCGCGCCGATCAGGCTCTGCAGCGGGCAAAACAAAATGGACGCAACCGCGTGGAAATCGATTGAGAAGAGGAAAGCAGGGCTTTCGCCTTTCGATCAGGGGGGAAGAATGGTAAAGCTGGTGTAGTGATAAGCGATCTTATCTTGATATAGACCCAGCGTGTCACTGCCGTTTTCAACCCGCCCGCGCGGCGAAACGGCGCGCCAGCTAAACCAGCGTGCGCTCCCCTGCCCACTGTAAGCCAGGTGGGTAAAGGTGGCTTCGGGCAAAAGCTGGTTGAGCAGGCTCTCGTACCAGGCGCGCAGGGCATTCAACCCCTGAATGGTGCGGGCGGCGTTGACATGCACCGCATCCGAGAGATAGAGGGCGAGGACGGCGTCGACATTGCGGGAGTTCAGGGCGTTGATCAAGACCTGGCTGATGTCGGCTGACGGCGGGGTATAAGACCAGGGGTAATCGCGGATGAACTTCCACACATCGGGCAGATATTTGCGCGTGTTCGACCACTCCCAAAAGCTGGCGGCGCTCAAGCCCAGGCTTTGGGCGGTGGTGAGAAAGTCCAGCACTTCCGTGGGGCTGGCTGCCCAACTGCCACTGCGATAGGCAGCGCCAACCGGCAGGATGGGGCGGAAAGGAGTCAGAGCTTGAAATTCCATCACCGAACGGCGCAACTGATCGGCGGGGTTGTGCGCCTGCTCCCAGTAAACCTGAGGCATGTTGTAGTCGCACGCCTCCAGAAATTCCTGCCAGGGCACCTGAGGGTGGTAGGTTGGATAGCGATAGGAACACAAGGCAATCGGGAAGGCAGGATAGGCGCTGCGCAGGCGTTTCATAAAGGTGCGCGCCGCCACGTCCTTGCCGGGTTGTTTAAATTCCCCTTCCACATCCAGAGCATAGCCATCCAGACCCAGTTGCCCGATGCGCTGGATGGCTTTATCGGCTTCGCTGACCGGCTCGTTGCCATAGATGTAGTGCCAGCCCCAGCATTGGATGCCCTTTTTGCGCAGGGCAGTGATCAGGGGCGGCACCAGGTCAACGTTATTGACGATGTTGTAGCTATAGGCGCCATCGGCAACTTTGATCAAGACATAAGTAAAGTTTGCCTGTTGCGCCAGATTAGCAATGGCGTTGACATCGCCGTTTTCACATGTCCAGATGCGCCAGATAAAATAGCCTTTGCCTTGCAACGTCATCGTTTGATCTCGCGTTGGGCGTTCATTTGCCGCCTACCACCTGTTTGACCAGTTTGCGGATAGCGGTTTCGTTGGGCAACAGCACCATTGCCCCACCCGGTGTGATATAGTCATACGCCATCTCCGGAGTGATAAAGTAATGCTTGATGCGCGAGCGGTCCAGGGCAACCTGGGCTGCTATCGGCAAGAGAGCCAGGCCATCTTCGAATTTCAGATTGGTGATGACAGCCTTCTTGTAGGCTTTATAAAACTCCGGCGCGCGGCTGAGGGCATCCAGGCTGATAAACTTCTCGAACAGGGCCAGCAAGACCTCTTGCTGGCGGCGATTACGGGCAAAATCATTGGAGGTCTTGCGCGAGCGCACGTACCACAGCGCCATATCGGCATCCATGTGCACTTTGCCTTTGGGGATCGTGATCCAACCTTTGCCGGGGTATTTGTCATAAAGAGGCTGGCTCACCTTGACATCAAGACCGCCCAAATCATCCACGATACGCTTAAAGGAGCGAAAGTTGATCAGGGCATAGTGGGTGGGTTTCACGCCGAAATTCTGTTGCATTGTGGCAGCCAGACCTTCGAAGCCGCCATGTTGCCAGGCAACATTAATCCGATCCTGCGTCCAGCCCGGGATATAGACAAACAAATCGCGCGGAAATGACAGAACATGAACCATTCCTTTCTGGATGTCGATGCTCACCAGGATAATCGTATCCGTGCGGAACAGGGTGCCCCCCGGGCGGCGGTCAGAACCGAGCAGCAGGATATTCAACCGTTTGGGCAGGTTCTCAAGCGGCTCAGCGGGCGCAAAGGTGGTTTGCGGCAGCGGCGTTTCCAAAGGCGCTGGCGGTGTGGCGCTGGGTTCGGGGGTAAAGGTCGGGATTGCAGTGGGGGTGATCACCGGTGTCGGCGGCAACGGCTGGAAGGGCGTCGGACTGGGGGTAACGTTGAGCTGTTGGGCGCTTGCCATCTCGATTGAGGAATGTTGCGCCAGCCCTTCGGTGAGCGGAGGCAAGAAAGAGGCAAGGTTGGGCAACGTACAGCCGCTCAGAAAGAGCGCCAAAAGAAAAAGGTGGAGGAAGAGACGATACGGTTTGTTCATCAAGCCATCAGGATTGCAAGAAGGATACCATTTTTTCTGCCCAATGAGGCTGAAAGGCTGCTCGCGCGGGCGATTTTCCCATTCGGGCTGTACCCTTCATGGGGCAGCGGTCGGCAGGGGGGTGATGACGATCGGCGTCACCCCAGGACCTGAGGGCGGGGTTGGTTTCGGTGCCTTGGGGGTGGCGGTAGGCAGTTTGCCCTGAGGCAAACGCGGGACATACAGTTTTTGCCCGGCGCGCACGGTGGTGGAATTCCCCAGGCAGTTTGCCCATTGCAGTTGGGCCACTGAGGCGCCACTTTGAACGGCGATGCCATACAACGTATCGCCCTTCTGCACAGTATAGATCACCCAACCCGGTGGTGGCCCGCACTTTGCCGCCTTGCCCGGCTCGGTGGCTTTGGGTTTGCGCGGTTTCTCGGTTGCCGTGGCTGTTGGGGTGATGGTTGCCGGTGGCAGGTAGATCAGGCTGTTGGCGCTCAACTGTTCGGCGGTCAGGCAGTTCGCCTGTAGAATCT
This region of Anaerolineae bacterium genomic DNA includes:
- a CDS encoding RNA polymerase sigma factor RpoD, whose protein sequence is MTASQTRRKKKITSELEDAARNDSLEGFFLPEKVDDLLVELEPTELEEPDQALIPLEARELEEIIAEEPLKLLEDPRLLAELGEDPVRLYLKEIGDIELLDTDQEFWLATRLDALRRLEALLPGETKAVQKTSQAYYAALLDETRTAWKRVKEDTQRLKYERPDLEQILQEARSLRQNWKLGDPSYVRSYLDNGQWGEDRRWDTLARYVFSVYVHLYLFPQTCLAELSEFVAAKKDIPTLNRLKNYPPDEEVFRQEIEEIRQAAAEAQYVLIRANLRLVVSVAKRYIGRGSAFLDLIQEGNIGLLRAVAKFDPARGYKFSTYATWWIRQSISRSIADQARTIRIPVHVFESINRLLRIQRRLLQQYGREPGYDEMALEGGFLDPKDEQIIRRCRAEGNPIPPDVRRRWQRAALKVERILQAAEEPMSLESPVGSEENSQLGDFIEDQDSIEPMDAAAREMLRESIQNALAVLSERERQVLELRFGLLDGKDHTLEEVGQYFNVTRERIRQIESKALRKLRHPTRSRHLRDYLSE
- a CDS encoding putative transcriptional regulator; translated protein: MNKPYRLFLHLFLLALFLSGCTLPNLASFLPPLTEGLAQHSSIEMASAQQLNVTPSPTPFQPLPPTPVITPTAIPTFTPEPSATPPAPLETPLPQTTFAPAEPLENLPKRLNILLLGSDRRPGGTLFRTDTIILVSIDIQKGMVHVLSFPRDLFVYIPGWTQDRINVAWQHGGFEGLAATMQQNFGVKPTHYALINFRSFKRIVDDLGGLDVKVSQPLYDKYPGKGWITIPKGKVHMDADMALWYVRSRKTSNDFARNRRQQEVLLALFEKFISLDALSRAPEFYKAYKKAVITNLKFEDGLALLPIAAQVALDRSRIKHYFITPEMAYDYITPGGAMVLLPNETAIRKLVKQVVGGK
- a CDS encoding diguanylate cyclase/phosphodiesterase (GGDEF & EAL domains) with PAS/PAC sensor(s), translated to MGIESDQIKQRDWSGALQRRPFLDEAVTEFRKFQRYGRPFAFLILDIDEWQAFNQRTSPQTADAVLKQLVAALTQMLREHDRIGRLGGDEFGVLLLETDHQAALRTAERIRQDCAALIFNFEEQNYTLTLSIGGSLPRSEDTSFEKVFLRADQALQRAKQNGRNRVEID
- a CDS encoding reductase, with the translated sequence MNRAKPVIAILGGTGKEGPGLALRWASAGYTILIGSRQAEKAQATAQEINQTLGIQTVQGYENAAAARQAEICVLTVVQAAHQEALNGLKEALQGKILVDATARVDFRNPRPPEPPAAARLAQELLGDGVRVVAAFQNVPAAALRKLDQPLHSDVLVCADDLAAAEAVIQLARDGGMQAYYAGGLDNAIVVEGLTALLISLNKHYQTKTASIRVAGLGEA
- a CDS encoding DNA primase; this encodes MSVIEEIKSRLDIVDLISESVSLRRTGKNYIGFCPFHSNTRTPAFVVFPESGTWRCFGQCNEGGDIFAFVMKKEGVDFSQALQILAQKAGVTLKPFTPQEAAERDEHESLRALLEDAVTFYRHQLVNTESGRQALEYLRGRGLRDDTLEAFGIGYAPNRWDALLQHFTAKGADPQDLLQVGLLSEGQEGRLHDRFRHRVMIPIRDAQGRMAGFGARILDPNDVPKFLNSPQTPLFDKGRLLYGLDSARRAIREADQAVLVEGYLDVLALHQAGFTNVISPMGTALTEQQLFLLKRYTKRVVLALDADAAGEKATLRGLEVARQAMDHSQELFFDSHGLLRFEARLQADIRVATLPAGLDPDEVVQKDPQQWEQLIAAAQPIVVHVMETLAAQRDLNDPKQKNEIANQVLPLIREIPNPLERDTYLQRLARLLRVDERALLSSFATTQKTVRRPKKSQVPSPPAAPPVATPAQSLLSLEQHILGLLLRFPDLLYRLDRALQEEGLERLSSADFSSAEHQTLLRLIQESLEQDLVEPLQYVLQQLSLPLLEITDTILEKTRGLESNLSRLLDDLLRAVLQRRQRSLNQQIDYLRFALQEASENEPAVDPSFQHKMLLLTQTRFKLDKALKKVTSH